The Arenibacter algicola region AAATTTGTGCAGGGCAATTTTGTGTTTGGATTTGACATCCGATATCACTGTAATTTCCTCGCCTTCAAAGGAAATTACCTCTCCTGCCTTTAAATTGACCAAGGCAACTGCAACGTTATCCGATGAATTTACTTTTATAATTTTACTTTTCATTTTAATGACTTCTAATTAGTTTTGTTTTAATGGCCTAATACCTTTTGCTGTAATTGGCAAATCCAACTTCAATACCATTTGTGTCAATTTCTTCCAAAGCAAGGGCCACCGCCTCTGTAAGATTAACGACTTGAGTTAAATCTTCTCCCCAATACTCTACATTGCTCAAGACCTTTTTGGCTATTTCCAAATAATTATTGGATTCCCAGATTTTGGCAAAAGCATTCACTATGTCATCACTGTCATTTACAGGTAGATTCTCTCCTTTCCAGCTGCCTTTATAAAAACGAATAAGGGCTGCAAAGGAAAAGGTGAGATTGGTGGGTATTTTTTTTTGGGTGTCTGCATACTGCAATAAACTGGGTAAGACCCTCACCTTAAATTTGGAAACAGAATTTAGGGCGATACTGGATAGGTTGTGAATAATAAACGGATTCCTAAAACGGTCCAAAACCTCTTCTGCAAAGCTGTCCAGCTCTTCCTTGGCCATTGGGAGCGTATGGTTAATTTCATTAAAAATGGCGTTATTAACAAATGTACCCGTAAAATCGTTGTCTACCGTTTGCTTTACTGTAGTATTTCCATATAAGAGGGAGAAGGGCACCATAGCGGTATGCGCACCGTTTAAGATACGAACCTTTCTTGTTCTATAGGGCTGCATGTCCGCAACAATCTTTACATCCAGATCGGTTTTATGAAAGGGCAACTTTTCTTTAAGTTTTTCATCACCTTCAATCACCCAAAGAAAAAATGTTTCTGCTGCTACAATTAGATTGTCCTTGTAGTCCAATTGGGAATTGTAAGTCTCAATTTCATCCTTTGGA contains the following coding sequences:
- a CDS encoding tagaturonate reductase — encoded protein: MKTLNRKNTNLESTPPIKIIQFGEGNFLRAFVDYAFQKLNQEANFDAGIAVVQPIDRGMVKMLNDQDGLYTLFLKGIQKGKEIQHKELITNIVKGVDPYSNFQDYLSLAKEEELQFIISNTTEAGIAYVNTDTMDMQPPSSFPAKLTLLLHERFKHFKGDANKGLTIIPCELINHNSDNLKEIILKYADDWKLGEDFKTWLNTHSTFHNTLVDRIVPGYPKDEIETYNSQLDYKDNLIVAAETFFLWVIEGDEKLKEKLPFHKTDLDVKIVADMQPYRTRKVRILNGAHTAMVPFSLLYGNTTVKQTVDNDFTGTFVNNAIFNEINHTLPMAKEELDSFAEEVLDRFRNPFIIHNLSSIALNSVSKFKVRVLPSLLQYADTQKKIPTNLTFSFAALIRFYKGSWKGENLPVNDSDDIVNAFAKIWESNNYLEIAKKVLSNVEYWGEDLTQVVNLTEAVALALEEIDTNGIEVGFANYSKRY